One Oscillospiraceae bacterium genomic region harbors:
- a CDS encoding threonine/serine exporter family protein translates to MQAEIIQTAMGVVGSLGFALLFGIRGTKPLGCIALGSGIGWVVYLVSVAGGHGKAFGMLASSLVIAICSEATARLIKTPVILLLVPMLIPEIPGGDLYYTMYSLIEGDSAKFASLLQLVLAEAGAIALGIILASYAAGLINNIYRHVRPCAHSPHK, encoded by the coding sequence TTGCAGGCAGAAATTATCCAAACCGCCATGGGCGTAGTCGGGTCCCTCGGGTTCGCCCTGCTGTTTGGGATACGCGGCACAAAGCCGCTGGGCTGCATCGCCCTGGGCAGCGGCATCGGCTGGGTGGTTTATCTGGTCAGCGTGGCAGGCGGACACGGAAAAGCCTTTGGCATGCTGGCTTCCAGTTTGGTCATTGCTATTTGCAGCGAAGCCACGGCCCGCCTTATCAAAACGCCGGTCATTCTGCTGTTGGTTCCGATGCTGATTCCGGAAATTCCCGGTGGTGACCTGTATTATACGATGTACAGCTTAATCGAGGGCGACTCCGCCAAATTTGCATCCCTGCTCCAGCTGGTGCTGGCCGAAGCCGGTGCCATTGCGCTGGGCATTATCCTGGCCTCCTACGCGGCAGGCCTCATCAACAATATCTACCGGCATGTGCGCCCCTGTGCGCACAGCCCCCACAAGTAA
- the dapF gene encoding diaminopimelate epimerase: protein MKFTKMHGLGNDYIFVDCFADTVTDPSRTAQLLSPAHFGVGADGLILIEPSAKADCRMRMFNADGTEGRMCGNGIRCVGKYMYDHGRAVKAEITVETLDGIKTLQITPENDKAAKIRVDMGVPVLESPQPEKITVAGSEWEFSAVDVGSPHAVYLVPNCEEVPLEKIGVLFEHAARFPNRVNSEFVQILDRTHLRMRVWERGSGITLACGTGAVASVVASHARGLTDASVEVQMDGGALRIEIDDTTGHTFMTGPAVEVFQGETTLVD, encoded by the coding sequence ATGAAATTTACCAAAATGCATGGTCTGGGCAATGACTATATCTTCGTGGACTGCTTTGCGGATACGGTCACAGACCCCAGCCGCACCGCGCAGCTGTTGAGCCCGGCGCATTTCGGCGTAGGGGCAGATGGCCTGATTTTAATCGAGCCGTCGGCAAAAGCCGACTGCCGTATGCGGATGTTCAACGCCGACGGCACCGAGGGGCGGATGTGCGGCAACGGTATCCGCTGCGTCGGCAAATATATGTATGACCACGGGCGGGCCGTCAAGGCGGAAATTACGGTGGAGACGCTGGACGGTATCAAGACGCTGCAAATCACCCCCGAAAACGACAAGGCCGCCAAAATCCGGGTGGACATGGGCGTGCCGGTGCTGGAATCCCCGCAGCCGGAAAAAATCACAGTAGCCGGGAGCGAGTGGGAATTTTCCGCCGTGGATGTCGGCAGCCCCCACGCCGTGTATCTGGTGCCCAACTGTGAGGAGGTGCCGCTGGAGAAGATTGGCGTCCTGTTCGAGCATGCCGCCCGCTTTCCGAATCGCGTCAACAGCGAATTTGTGCAGATCCTTGACCGTACTCATCTGCGGATGCGTGTCTGGGAGCGCGGCAGCGGAATCACTCTGGCCTGTGGGACCGGAGCCGTGGCAAGCGTTGTTGCCAGCCATGCGCGGGGCCTGACAGACGCTTCTGTGGAAGTGCAGATGGACGGCGGTGCCCTGCGCATTGAGATTGACGACACCACAGGACACACCTTCATGACCGGCCCGGCAGTTGAGGTATTTCAGGGTGAGACCACTCTTGTGGATTGA
- a CDS encoding threonine/serine exporter family protein — MYAINAQNNARATECLTCALDAGELLLAYGAEVSRVEDTIQRLEHVCGFDLVDVFTITSSIVSTVRLPDGGSITQSRRIKARVTNLGRVANINALSRRFCAGALTLAEFRTALQAIRDERPTPAWQELLLYMVISFSLSIFFGGNLADGIAASLSGMVLFAMIRMSTTLQMNSLLQTAICSAVTALAVLLLVRAGIGVHPDKIMIGNIMLVIPGIQLTTSLRDMINGDTISGLLNLSEAVLKAISVALGFSLVLLAGGV, encoded by the coding sequence ATGTATGCAATCAACGCGCAAAATAACGCACGGGCAACAGAATGTTTGACATGCGCCCTGGATGCCGGTGAGCTGCTGCTGGCATACGGTGCCGAGGTCAGCCGGGTGGAGGATACCATCCAACGGCTTGAGCATGTGTGCGGCTTTGACCTGGTGGATGTTTTTACGATTACATCCAGCATTGTGTCAACCGTACGCTTGCCGGACGGCGGGAGCATCACCCAAAGCCGCCGTATCAAGGCACGTGTCACCAATTTAGGCCGGGTAGCCAACATCAACGCCCTCTCCCGCCGGTTCTGCGCCGGGGCTCTTACGCTGGCTGAATTCCGCACAGCCTTGCAGGCCATCCGGGACGAGCGCCCGACTCCTGCCTGGCAAGAGCTTTTGCTCTACATGGTCATCTCGTTTTCGCTGTCCATCTTTTTCGGCGGCAATCTGGCCGATGGCATCGCGGCGTCCCTTTCCGGCATGGTGCTGTTTGCCATGATACGCATGAGCACCACCTTGCAGATGAACAGTCTGCTGCAGACCGCTATCTGCAGTGCGGTCACAGCGCTGGCGGTGCTGCTGTTGGTGAGGGCCGGCATCGGCGTCCACCCGGACAAGATCATGATCGGCAACATTATGCTGGTCATTCCCGGCATCCAGCTGACCACCTCGCTGCGGGATATGATCAATGGTGATACCATCAGCGGTCTTTTGAACCTGAGCGAGGCCGTTCTGAAAGCGATCTCGGTAGCACTGGGCTTTTCCCTTGTGCTGCTGGCGGGAGGTGTGTAA
- a CDS encoding L-serine ammonia-lyase, iron-sulfur-dependent, subunit alpha, whose protein sequence is MDKSGKIYKTYVQTLKEELIPAMGCTEPIAIAYAAAKAREVLGCEPDLVKIGVSNNIIKNVKSVVVPNTDGMKGIEAAAVAGILGGNAAKELEVISEVTANQKAAMRRFLSNVPISVEAIDNGIIFDIIIALYCGTDSAVVRISQYHTNIVYIKKNDEVLLDNTARQTSAACNTEAESGLTDRSLLTIANIYDFAETCDLDDVRPLLDTQILYNTQISEEGLLGDYGANVGSTYLKFYGNDVRNRAIAKAAAGSDARMSGCELPVVINSGSGNQGITVSVPVIEYAKALACPKERLYRALVLSNLIAIHEKTGIGRLSAYCGAVSAGCAAGCAIAYLQGADLKAVSHTLVNALAIVSGIICDGAKPSCAAKIASSVEAGILGYHMYQNGQQFRGGDGIVSKGVENTIRNIGMLGHDGMRETDKEIVKIMMQKP, encoded by the coding sequence ATGGATAAGAGCGGAAAGATTTATAAGACTTATGTTCAGACCCTGAAAGAAGAACTTATCCCTGCAATGGGCTGCACCGAGCCCATTGCCATCGCCTACGCTGCGGCCAAGGCCCGCGAGGTGCTGGGCTGTGAGCCGGATCTCGTGAAAATCGGCGTCAGCAACAACATCATCAAAAACGTCAAGAGCGTTGTCGTGCCCAATACGGACGGAATGAAAGGCATCGAGGCTGCCGCCGTGGCAGGCATCCTCGGCGGAAATGCTGCCAAAGAGTTGGAAGTCATCTCGGAGGTCACAGCAAACCAGAAAGCTGCCATGCGGCGTTTCCTGTCCAATGTTCCCATCTCGGTGGAGGCCATCGACAACGGCATTATCTTTGACATTATCATCGCCCTGTACTGCGGCACAGATTCTGCTGTCGTCCGCATCAGCCAGTACCACACCAACATTGTCTACATCAAGAAAAATGATGAGGTTCTGCTGGACAACACGGCTAGGCAGACCTCGGCCGCCTGCAATACGGAGGCGGAAAGCGGCCTGACGGACCGCAGCCTGCTGACGATTGCCAATATCTACGACTTTGCCGAGACCTGCGACCTGGACGATGTGCGCCCGCTGCTGGACACCCAGATTTTGTACAACACCCAGATTTCCGAGGAAGGGCTGCTGGGGGACTACGGCGCGAATGTCGGCTCCACCTACCTGAAATTTTACGGCAACGATGTGCGCAACCGCGCTATTGCCAAGGCTGCAGCGGGTTCCGACGCGCGCATGAGCGGCTGTGAGCTGCCCGTCGTCATCAACTCCGGCAGCGGCAACCAGGGCATTACGGTGTCGGTCCCGGTCATTGAGTACGCCAAGGCGCTGGCCTGCCCCAAGGAGAGGCTGTACCGCGCGCTGGTGCTCTCGAACCTGATCGCCATCCATGAAAAGACGGGTATCGGACGTCTGTCCGCCTACTGCGGTGCGGTCAGCGCCGGATGTGCCGCCGGGTGTGCCATTGCTTACTTACAGGGGGCGGATCTGAAAGCTGTCTCCCACACCCTCGTCAACGCGCTGGCCATCGTGTCCGGTATCATCTGCGACGGTGCCAAGCCCAGCTGCGCGGCCAAGATTGCCTCCAGCGTCGAGGCTGGGATTCTGGGCTACCACATGTACCAGAACGGCCAGCAGTTCCGCGGCGGCGACGGCATCGTCAGCAAGGGCGTGGAGAACACCATCCGCAACATCGGTATGCTGGGCCACGACGGCATGCGGGAGACCGATAAGGAGATCGTCAAGATCATGATGCAGAAGCCGTGA